Proteins encoded in a region of the Isosphaeraceae bacterium EP7 genome:
- a CDS encoding cadherin domain-containing protein, whose protein sequence is MALHGWLKRGTPKNSKSEMMTSSSRRVRQALLLIEALEDRRLLAWTPMAAATVGSVGLDTSLAVVNGNPAVTYYDQGAGDLKYVRANDAGGSTWGTPVSLDTAGIVGRYSSLAVVNGNPAVTYYDLTNKDLKYVRANDASGSTWGTPVSLDTAGDVGQRSSLAVVNGNPAVSYSDNTNFDLKYVRASNPSGSTWAIPVTVQNLPDGVTSERYSSLAVVDGRPAISYSGLVPTANSSYIPLLYVRANDASGGTWGSPVTVDAGNASTKPIAMHASLEVVNGNPAIGYYDNGVGVKYVRASNATGSTWGTPVKVATEGFVGDLSLAVVNGSPAISFDGSSFDLKYVRASDASGSSWAAPVTVDSVGVVGGYSSLAVVNGNPAISYYDGTNFDLKYAFFTVNGAPTNIALSAGSIAENRPAGTDVGSFTTTDPDAGNTFTYSLVGGTGDADNASFTIVGDTLRTAAGFDFEAKSAYSVRVRSTDAGGLWTEKAFTVNVTDVNETPTDIALSNSSIAENRPSGTAVGNLSGTDPDSGDNLSFSLPDGLGDNAAFAVSGATLWASASFDFEAKSSYAITVRVNDAGGLTFDKAFTVSVTNVNEVPTDIALSASSIAENRPAGTAVGSFTTTDPDAGNTFTYSLIGGPGGEDNASFTIVGGTLRTVAGFNFEAKDTYSVRVRSTDADGLWTEKSFIISVDNVNETPAFISLSNFSVAENQPAGTTVGGFSTLDPDADDSFTYSLVGGSGGADNASFTIVGGVLTTAAGFDFEAKDTYFVGVRSTDAGGLWTEKSFIISVNDVNETPTDIALSASSIAENRPSGTAVGNLSGTDPDSGDNLSFSLPDGLGDNAAFAVSGATLWASASFDFEAKSSYAITVRVNDAGGLTFDKAFTVSVTNVNEVPTDIALSASSIAENRPAGTAVGGFSTTDPDAGDSFTYSLVGGTGGADNASFTIVGDTLRTAAGFDFEAKSEYSVRVRSTDAGGLSTEKVFVVNVINVNEAPTLAVPAAQTAFEDVNRAISGITVGDPEGDSLKVTLAVSHGTLTLGMTTGLTISGLGSGTVTLSGSITDLNSALAGLVYRGNLNFGGHDTLTVTAGDGSLSTSGSVAINVMSAAKQSAGLKAQVRALQALGVLNQGQANSLIVKLNLNDTSGDVGKVQAFLNEVTDFVDGGILTQAQADALLVPGKILLQSVTRR, encoded by the coding sequence ATGGCATTGCACGGCTGGTTGAAGCGTGGCACTCCCAAGAACAGCAAAAGCGAGATGATGACGAGTTCATCGAGGCGAGTGAGGCAGGCGCTGCTGCTGATAGAAGCTCTCGAAGACCGCCGCTTGCTGGCGTGGACCCCGATGGCCGCGGCGACCGTGGGCTCTGTCGGGTTGGACACGTCGCTGGCGGTGGTCAACGGCAACCCGGCCGTCACCTACTACGATCAGGGTGCCGGCGATCTGAAATACGTGCGTGCCAACGACGCCGGCGGCAGCACCTGGGGCACCCCGGTCAGTTTGGACACCGCGGGCATTGTGGGGCGGTACTCGTCGCTGGCGGTGGTCAACGGCAACCCGGCCGTCACCTACTACGATCTCACCAATAAAGATCTGAAATACGTGCGTGCCAACGATGCCAGCGGCAGCACCTGGGGCACCCCGGTCAGTTTGGACACCGCGGGCGATGTGGGGCAGCGCTCGTCGCTGGCGGTGGTCAACGGCAACCCGGCCGTCAGCTATTCCGATAACACCAACTTCGATCTGAAGTACGTGCGTGCCAGCAATCCCAGCGGCAGCACTTGGGCCATCCCCGTCACCGTGCAAAACCTGCCGGACGGTGTGACTTCGGAGCGGTACTCGTCGCTGGCGGTGGTCGACGGCCGGCCGGCCATCAGTTACAGCGGCCTCGTACCCACTGCGAATTCCTCGTATATCCCCCTGTTGTACGTGCGTGCCAACGATGCCAGCGGCGGCACCTGGGGCTCCCCCGTCACCGTGGACGCAGGGAATGCATCAACGAAACCTATTGCGATGCACGCGTCGCTTGAGGTGGTCAACGGCAACCCGGCCATCGGCTACTACGATAACGGCGTCGGTGTGAAATACGTGCGCGCCAGCAATGCCACCGGCAGCACCTGGGGCACCCCCGTCAAAGTCGCCACCGAGGGCTTTGTGGGGGACTTGTCGCTGGCGGTGGTCAACGGCAGCCCGGCCATCAGCTTCGACGGTAGCAGCTTCGATCTGAAGTACGTGCGTGCCAGCGATGCCAGCGGCAGCAGTTGGGCCGCCCCCGTCACCGTGGACTCCGTAGGCGTTGTGGGGGGGTATTCGTCGCTGGCGGTGGTCAACGGCAACCCGGCCATCAGCTACTACGATGGCACCAACTTCGATCTGAAGTATGCCTTCTTTACCGTCAATGGGGCGCCCACGAACATCGCCCTGAGCGCCGGCAGCATCGCCGAGAACCGGCCGGCCGGCACGGACGTCGGCAGCTTCACCACGACCGACCCGGACGCCGGCAACACCTTCACGTACAGCCTGGTCGGCGGCACCGGCGACGCGGACAACGCATCGTTCACCATCGTCGGCGACACGCTGAGGACGGCGGCCGGCTTCGACTTCGAGGCGAAGAGCGCGTACTCGGTCCGCGTCCGCAGCACCGACGCCGGCGGCCTCTGGACCGAGAAGGCGTTCACCGTCAATGTCACCGACGTCAACGAGACGCCCACCGACATCGCGCTGAGCAACAGCAGCATCGCCGAGAACCGGCCGTCGGGCACGGCCGTCGGCAACCTCTCGGGGACCGACCCCGACTCCGGCGACAACCTGTCCTTCAGCCTGCCGGACGGCCTCGGAGACAACGCCGCGTTCGCAGTCAGCGGGGCCACCCTGTGGGCGAGTGCCAGCTTCGACTTCGAGGCGAAGTCGAGCTACGCCATCACCGTCCGCGTCAACGACGCCGGCGGACTGACGTTCGACAAGGCTTTCACCGTCAGCGTCACCAACGTCAACGAAGTGCCGACGGACATCGCGCTGAGCGCCAGCAGCATCGCCGAGAACCGGCCGGCCGGCACGGCCGTCGGCAGCTTCACCACGACCGACCCGGACGCCGGCAACACCTTCACGTACAGCCTGATCGGGGGTCCCGGCGGCGAGGACAACGCATCGTTCACCATCGTCGGCGGCACGCTGAGGACGGTGGCCGGCTTCAACTTCGAGGCGAAGGACACGTACTCGGTCCGCGTCAGGAGCACCGACGCCGACGGCCTCTGGACCGAGAAGTCGTTCATCATCAGCGTCGACAACGTCAACGAGACGCCGGCGTTCATCTCTCTGAGTAACTTCAGCGTCGCCGAGAACCAACCGGCCGGCACGACCGTCGGCGGCTTCAGCACGCTCGACCCCGACGCCGACGACAGCTTCACCTACAGCCTGGTCGGCGGCTCCGGCGGCGCGGACAACGCATCGTTCACCATCGTCGGCGGCGTCCTGACGACGGCGGCCGGCTTCGACTTCGAGGCGAAGGACACGTACTTTGTCGGCGTCCGCAGCACCGACGCCGGCGGCCTCTGGACCGAGAAGTCGTTCATCATCAGCGTCAACGACGTCAACGAGACGCCGACGGACATCGCGCTGAGCGCCAGCAGCATCGCCGAGAACCGGCCGTCGGGCACGGCCGTCGGCAACCTCTCGGGGACCGACCCCGACTCCGGCGACAACCTGTCCTTCAGCCTGCCGGACGGCCTCGGAGACAACGCCGCGTTCGCAGTCAGCGGGGCCACCCTGTGGGCGAGTGCCAGCTTCGACTTCGAGGCGAAGTCGAGCTACGCCATCACCGTCCGCGTCAACGACGCCGGCGGACTGACGTTCGACAAGGCTTTCACCGTCAGCGTCACCAACGTCAACGAAGTGCCGACGGACATCGCGCTGAGCGCCAGCAGCATCGCCGAGAACCGGCCGGCCGGCACGGCCGTCGGCGGCTTCAGCACGACCGATCCCGATGCCGGCGACAGCTTCACGTACAGCCTGGTCGGCGGCACCGGCGGCGCGGACAACGCATCGTTCACCATCGTCGGCGACACGCTGAGGACGGCGGCCGGCTTCGACTTCGAGGCGAAGAGCGAGTACTCGGTCCGGGTCCGCAGCACCGACGCCGGCGGCCTCTCGACCGAGAAGGTCTTCGTCGTCAATGTCATCAACGTCAATGAAGCGCCGACGCTCGCCGTGCCGGCCGCCCAGACCGCCTTCGAGGATGTGAACAGGGCCATCAGCGGCATCACGGTGGGCGACCCGGAGGGCGACAGCCTGAAGGTCACCCTGGCGGTGAGCCACGGCACGCTGACGCTGGGCATGACCACCGGCCTGACCATCTCCGGCCTCGGCAGCGGCACGGTGACCCTGTCCGGCAGCATCACCGACCTGAACTCCGCCCTGGCCGGCCTGGTCTACCGCGGCAACCTCAACTTCGGCGGGCACGACACGCTGACCGTTACGGCCGGCGACGGCAGCCTGAGCACCTCGGGAAGCGTGGCGATCAACGTCATGTCGGCGGCGAAGCAGTCGGCGGGCCTGAAGGCCCAGGTTCGCGCCCTGCAGGCCCTGGGGGTCCTCAACCAAGGGCAGGCCAATTCCCTGATCGTGAAGCTGAACCTGAATGACACCTCCGGCGACGTCGGCAAGGTGCAGGCATTCCTTAATGAGGTGACGGACTTCGTCGACGGTGGCATCCTGACGCAGGCGCAGGCCGATGCCCT
- a CDS encoding IS66 family transposase, translating to MESATLPDDLATCHCMIRELAASLREARRQVEQLGHRLDLLLRRMYGPRSERVDPGQLLLFAEQAEPPLEPSPVTPAEASPLSHARSVKGHGRKPLPADLPRERRVHEVPPDQRACPGCGHDRETIGEEVSEQLDYRPASLFVVEHVRVKVACRRCQGHVAVAARPAQPIEKGLPGPGLLAQVITSKFADHLPLYRQEGIFARHGVELSRKTMCGWMAQSAWLLEPIWKAMRAEVLKSRVIQTDDTTVPVLDRQLDRARTARLWVYLGDREHPYAVYDYTADRSRDGPERFLGDYKGYLQADAYSGYDRIFWRGVVEVGCFAHARRKFFDARTSDPERAHEALARIRLLYAVEAAAKGLDDAGQLALRCERSVPLLERLGTWLDEQARLVLPKSPIGGAIGYARSNWAALNRFTEAGYLAIDNNASERAVKPVALGRKNWLFAGSEGGGRTAAILFSLASTCKALEIDPLAYLRDVLDRVCTHPARRVAELLPDRWQAHRSVSGSAPAG from the coding sequence ATGGAGAGCGCTACACTGCCCGACGACCTGGCCACCTGCCACTGCATGATCCGCGAGCTGGCGGCCAGCCTGCGGGAGGCCCGGCGGCAAGTCGAGCAGCTCGGCCATCGCCTCGACCTGCTGCTCCGCCGGATGTACGGCCCGCGATCCGAGCGGGTCGATCCGGGCCAACTGCTACTCTTCGCCGAGCAGGCGGAGCCGCCTCTCGAACCGTCCCCCGTGACGCCGGCGGAGGCATCGCCGCTGTCGCATGCCCGCTCGGTGAAGGGCCACGGCCGCAAGCCGCTGCCGGCCGACCTGCCCCGCGAGCGGCGCGTCCACGAAGTCCCGCCCGATCAGCGGGCCTGCCCCGGATGCGGCCACGACCGAGAGACGATCGGGGAGGAGGTCAGCGAGCAGCTCGACTACCGCCCGGCCTCGCTGTTCGTCGTCGAGCACGTCCGGGTCAAGGTCGCGTGCCGGCGATGCCAGGGACACGTCGCGGTCGCAGCCAGGCCCGCACAGCCGATCGAGAAGGGGCTGCCCGGCCCGGGGCTGCTCGCGCAGGTGATCACGAGCAAATTCGCCGATCACCTCCCGCTCTACCGGCAAGAGGGGATCTTCGCCCGCCACGGGGTCGAGCTGTCGCGCAAGACGATGTGCGGCTGGATGGCCCAGTCCGCCTGGCTATTGGAGCCGATCTGGAAGGCCATGAGGGCCGAGGTCCTCAAGTCGCGGGTGATCCAGACGGACGACACCACGGTGCCGGTGCTCGATCGACAGCTCGACCGGGCACGCACCGCCCGCCTGTGGGTCTACCTCGGTGATCGCGAGCACCCTTACGCCGTCTACGACTACACCGCCGACCGCTCCCGCGACGGGCCGGAGCGGTTCCTGGGCGACTACAAGGGCTACCTCCAGGCCGACGCGTACAGCGGATACGACCGGATCTTCTGGCGAGGCGTGGTGGAGGTCGGGTGCTTCGCCCACGCGCGGCGCAAGTTCTTCGACGCCCGCACGAGCGACCCCGAGCGGGCCCACGAGGCCCTGGCGCGAATCCGCCTGCTGTACGCGGTGGAGGCCGCCGCCAAGGGCCTGGACGACGCCGGGCAGCTCGCCCTGCGCTGCGAGCGCTCCGTTCCGCTCCTGGAGCGGCTCGGGACCTGGCTGGACGAGCAGGCCCGTCTCGTCCTGCCGAAGAGCCCGATCGGCGGTGCGATCGGCTACGCCCGGTCGAACTGGGCGGCGTTGAACCGATTCACCGAGGCCGGATACCTGGCGATCGACAACAACGCGAGCGAGCGGGCTGTCAAGCCGGTCGCCCTCGGCCGCAAGAACTGGCTGTTCGCCGGGAGCGAGGGCGGCGGCAGGACGGCGGCAATCCTGTTCAGCCTCGCGTCGACGTGCAAGGCCCTGGAGATCGACCCCTTAGCCTACCTCCGCGACGTCCTGGATCGGGTCTGCACCCACCCGGCCCGGCGGGTCGCGGAATTGCTGCCCGATCGCTGGCAGGCCCACCGATCCGTCTCGGGATCAGCCCCGGCGGGATGA
- the tnpB gene encoding IS66 family insertion sequence element accessory protein TnpB (TnpB, as the term is used for proteins encoded by IS66 family insertion elements, is considered an accessory protein, since TnpC, encoded by a neighboring gene, is a DDE family transposase.), which produces MLSWPPTVRIYVSTRPADMRRGFDGLARMTTEVIRQDPLSGALFVFRNRRGDRLKILYWAGDGYALWYRRLEHGTFLFPVCDGDSAEIRGADLAMILDGVDLSSVRRRPRYALPAAAIAP; this is translated from the coding sequence ATGCTGAGCTGGCCGCCGACCGTCCGCATCTATGTCTCGACTCGTCCGGCGGACATGAGGCGCGGGTTCGACGGCCTGGCTCGCATGACGACCGAGGTGATCCGGCAGGACCCGCTCTCCGGCGCCCTGTTCGTCTTCCGCAATCGCAGGGGGGACAGGCTGAAAATCCTGTACTGGGCCGGCGACGGGTACGCCCTCTGGTATCGCCGCCTGGAGCATGGGACGTTCCTCTTCCCGGTCTGCGACGGCGACTCCGCCGAGATCCGGGGCGCGGATCTGGCCATGATTCTCGACGGGGTCGACCTGTCCTCGGTCCGCCGCCGGCCCCGCTACGCCCTGCCCGCGGCCGCGATCGCGCCGTAA
- a CDS encoding two-component regulator propeller domain-containing protein, whose translation MSKRIWVVFQARNGDYWFGSDGQGVYRFDGATIVPFTTKDGLSGDRVREFKEGKSGSVYIGTLTGISKFDGKGFVTLAPVESKEWRRHPEDLWFKGDSMVDGPYRYDGKTLHHHKFPKSELEDEYFKNNPKQPFSPYGVYTIYQDNIGCLWFGTAGLGLCRYDGKGFGWLYERDLSETPGGGSFGIRSITEDKHGKFWINNTARRFAISHEPGKFRYTKEAGVDQPMVPGGEDPAWYNGIARDSKQNLWMSTFGGGVWQYDGEELTNYAAKDGVKDALGVSIYMDNRGDVWLGTLDSGAYRLKGNRFEKFRP comes from the coding sequence ATGAGCAAGCGGATCTGGGTCGTGTTCCAGGCCAGGAACGGTGACTACTGGTTCGGGAGCGACGGGCAAGGCGTCTACCGCTTCGACGGGGCGACCATCGTCCCGTTCACGACGAAAGACGGCTTGAGCGGCGACCGAGTGAGGGAATTCAAGGAGGGCAAGTCTGGGAGCGTCTACATCGGCACCCTTACTGGCATCAGCAAGTTCGACGGAAAGGGTTTCGTCACCCTGGCCCCGGTGGAGAGCAAGGAATGGAGGCGCCACCCGGAGGATTTGTGGTTCAAGGGCGACTCCATGGTGGACGGCCCCTACCGATATGACGGGAAGACGCTCCACCACCACAAGTTCCCGAAGAGCGAACTAGAGGATGAATACTTCAAGAACAACCCGAAGCAGCCCTTCAGCCCCTACGGCGTCTACACGATTTACCAGGACAACATCGGGTGTCTCTGGTTCGGCACGGCCGGCTTAGGCCTCTGCCGCTATGACGGGAAAGGCTTCGGCTGGCTGTACGAGCGGGACCTTTCGGAGACGCCGGGAGGCGGTTCCTTCGGCATCCGCTCAATCACGGAGGACAAGCACGGTAAGTTCTGGATCAACAACACCGCCCGGCGTTTCGCCATCTCGCACGAACCTGGGAAATTCCGGTACACGAAGGAAGCCGGCGTCGACCAGCCAATGGTGCCGGGCGGGGAAGATCCGGCCTGGTACAACGGCATTGCCAGGGACAGCAAACAGAACCTCTGGATGTCGACCTTTGGCGGGGGCGTCTGGCAGTACGACGGGGAAGAGCTGACGAACTACGCGGCGAAGGACGGCGTCAAGGATGCCCTCGGGGTCTCGATTTACATGGACAATCGAGGAGATGTGTGGCTCGGGACGCTGGATTCCGGGGCTTATAGGCTCAAGGGGAATAGGTTCGAAAAATTCAGGCCGTGA
- a CDS encoding IS630 family transposase encodes MKAHRRAWREEFAAVDPGRLVFLDESGASTAMDRTHGRAPSGVRVDGPVPHGHWKVTTLTAAVRLDGVPAAACLAFDGATNAACFEADIGRCLAPTLRPGDVVIIDNLPCHKTAEVGRLIAAAGAEVRYLPPYSPDLNPIESMFSKLKPHLRSAKARTVEARIGAMGDGLRAVEPGDLRGWFGHCGYRSGGEASTDTLKGKPG; translated from the coding sequence TTGAAGGCGCACCGGCGGGCCTGGCGCGAGGAGTTCGCCGCGGTCGACCCGGGGCGGCTGGTCTTCCTCGACGAGAGCGGCGCCAGCACGGCGATGGACCGTACCCACGGCCGGGCCCCCAGCGGGGTCCGCGTCGACGGCCCGGTGCCGCACGGCCACTGGAAGGTCACGACGCTGACCGCCGCGGTTCGCCTCGACGGCGTGCCGGCGGCGGCCTGCCTGGCCTTCGACGGGGCGACCAACGCCGCCTGCTTCGAGGCCGACATCGGCCGGTGCCTGGCCCCGACGCTCCGTCCGGGCGACGTCGTGATCATCGACAACTTGCCGTGCCACAAGACGGCCGAGGTCGGCCGGTTGATCGCGGCGGCCGGGGCCGAGGTGCGGTACCTGCCGCCGTACAGTCCGGACCTCAACCCGATCGAGTCGATGTTCTCCAAGCTGAAGCCGCACCTGAGGTCGGCCAAGGCGCGGACGGTCGAGGCGCGGATCGGTGCGATGGGCGACGGCCTGAGGGCCGTCGAGCCGGGCGACCTCCGCGGCTGGTTCGGCCACTGCGGATACCGGAGCGGGGGGGAGGCCTCAACCGACACGCTCAAAGGAAAACCGGGCTAG
- a CDS encoding IS630 family transposase, whose protein sequence is MEVSPRRPRHGRPRPSPPDDVRGAAGHRRVAPLAHRPGPPGRASPHRPGGRLRPIGPHHRCGPRLLAADRLCLDPSLQRAGHGRPPGAAPRRPTADLYRRPAGRGPGRRADRPPGPGPALRLLDARPPGGLPQRAEGHRHQAESDRRDPRGGGPPLAQAGDVVRRAGGPRIRRKKGAIERLYREPPADSAVVCLDEMGPESAKSFPGQNPLRTKPETTAEGSRQPAGRARQEADYGRRGKGYVFGAFRPATGEAFTRPYDSRSTRNWVEFLGQVEAWVPADAERVYAIFDNLSAHRATDVLLFSLAHPRWEFVFQPVSAAYLNLIEPWWKVLRSLALKGRRFETWEEICQAVERATAYWNAHRHPFVWGRRRRHQPRRTPGIAAVPGVRTLAG, encoded by the coding sequence ATGGAGGTATCTCCCAGGAGACCTCGCCATGGCCGCCCGCGTCCTTCTCCGCCCGATGACGTCCGAGGAGCAGCAGGCCATCGCCGAGTTGCTCCACTCGCGCACCGCCCCGGTCCGCCTGGTCGAGCGAGCCCGCATCGTCCAGGAGGCCGCCTACGGCCGATCGGCCCCCACCATCGCTGCGGCCCTCGGCTGCTCGCGGCCGACCGTCTATGCTTGGATCCGTCGCTTCAGCGAGCTGGGCATGGCCGGCCTCCAGGAGCGGCCCCGCGCCGGCCGACCGCCGACCTATACCGTCGACCAGCGGGCCGAGGTCCTGGCCGTCGCGCTGACCGCCCCCCAGGACCTGGGCCTGCCCTTCGGCTGCTGGACGCTCGACCGCCTGGAGGCCTACCTCAACGAGCAGAAGGACATCGCCATCAAGCGGAGTCGGATCGACGAGATCCTCGCGGAGGAGGGCCTCCGCTGGCGCAAGCAGGAGACGTGGTTCGGCGAGCGGGTGGACCCCGAATTCGCCGAAAAAAGGGGGCCATCGAGCGACTCTACCGCGAGCCTCCGGCGGATTCGGCGGTCGTCTGCCTCGACGAAATGGGGCCGGAGAGCGCCAAAAGCTTCCCGGGACAGAACCCCCTGCGAACCAAGCCCGAGACGACGGCCGAGGGCAGCCGCCAGCCCGCCGGCCGCGCTCGGCAGGAGGCCGACTACGGCCGCCGCGGCAAGGGTTACGTCTTCGGCGCCTTCCGACCCGCCACTGGCGAAGCCTTCACCCGCCCCTACGACAGCCGCTCGACCCGCAACTGGGTCGAGTTCCTCGGCCAGGTCGAGGCGTGGGTCCCGGCGGACGCCGAACGGGTCTACGCCATCTTCGACAACCTGAGCGCCCACCGCGCCACCGACGTGCTGCTGTTCAGCCTGGCCCATCCCCGCTGGGAGTTCGTCTTCCAGCCAGTCTCCGCGGCGTACCTGAACCTGATCGAGCCGTGGTGGAAGGTGCTGAGAAGCCTGGCGTTGAAGGGCCGCCGGTTCGAGACTTGGGAGGAGATCTGCCAGGCGGTCGAACGAGCGACAGCGTACTGGAACGCGCATCGTCACCCCTTCGTCTGGGGCCGTCGTCGTCGCCATCAACCACGCCGAACGCCGGGAATCGCCGCCGTACCGGGTGTCAGGACACTTGCCGGATGA
- a CDS encoding IS256 family transposase, which yields MPGVQDPLTDLLRDGARRLLAEAVEAEVLAWIDAHAHLKGHDGRRQVVRNGHLPERAIQTGLGEVQVKQPRVHDRRPADEREKFTSGILPPYLKRTRSLDELIPWLYLKGVSTGDFSEALQALLGPDAPGLSATTVTRLKATWEGEYQAWGKRSLAGRHYVYVWADGVHFNVRLEQDRQCILVLMGATAEGKKELIAVADGYRESEQSWKELPLDCRARGLTVEPSLAIGDGALGFWKAVAQVWPSTKGQRCWVHKTSNVLDKLPQGVQPRAKAALHGIYEAETKAAAEKAFDLFVATYEAKYPKATDCLAKDRGPLLPFYDFPAEHWRHIRMTNPIESTFATVRLRTVKTKGSGSRMACLTMVFKLMESASKSWRSLNGSARLQAVISGAKFADGIEVKDAA from the coding sequence ATGCCCGGCGTCCAGGACCCCCTGACCGACCTCCTGCGGGACGGCGCCCGACGTCTCCTGGCCGAGGCCGTCGAGGCCGAGGTCCTCGCCTGGATCGACGCCCATGCCCACCTCAAGGGCCACGACGGGCGACGCCAGGTCGTCCGCAACGGCCACCTCCCCGAGCGGGCCATCCAGACCGGGCTCGGCGAGGTCCAGGTCAAGCAACCCCGGGTCCACGATCGAAGGCCCGCCGACGAGCGGGAGAAGTTCACCTCGGGCATCCTGCCGCCCTACCTGAAGCGGACCAGGAGCCTCGACGAGCTGATCCCATGGCTCTACCTCAAGGGGGTCAGCACCGGCGACTTCTCCGAGGCCTTGCAGGCCCTCCTTGGCCCCGACGCCCCGGGCCTGTCGGCCACCACCGTCACCCGGCTCAAGGCGACCTGGGAGGGCGAGTACCAGGCATGGGGCAAGCGGTCGCTGGCGGGCAGGCACTACGTCTACGTCTGGGCCGACGGCGTCCACTTCAACGTCCGCCTGGAGCAGGACCGCCAGTGCATCCTGGTCCTCATGGGCGCCACCGCCGAGGGGAAGAAGGAGCTGATCGCCGTGGCCGACGGCTACCGGGAGAGCGAGCAGTCCTGGAAGGAGCTGCCGCTGGATTGCCGGGCCCGCGGCCTGACGGTCGAGCCGAGCCTGGCCATCGGCGACGGGGCGTTGGGCTTCTGGAAGGCAGTCGCCCAGGTCTGGCCCTCGACCAAGGGCCAAAGGTGCTGGGTGCACAAGACCTCCAACGTCCTGGACAAGCTGCCCCAGGGGGTGCAGCCCAGGGCCAAGGCGGCCCTGCATGGGATCTATGAGGCGGAGACGAAGGCCGCCGCCGAGAAGGCGTTCGACCTGTTCGTGGCGACCTACGAGGCGAAGTACCCGAAGGCGACCGACTGCCTGGCCAAGGATCGCGGGCCGCTGCTGCCGTTCTACGACTTCCCGGCGGAGCATTGGCGTCACATCCGCATGACCAACCCGATCGAGTCGACGTTCGCCACGGTGCGGCTTCGGACCGTGAAAACCAAGGGGAGCGGCAGCCGAATGGCGTGCCTGACGATGGTCTTCAAGCTGATGGAGAGTGCCTCGAAGAGTTGGCGTTCGTTGAACGGATCGGCTCGCCTTCAGGCTGTCATCTCAGGGGCAAAGTTCGCCGATGGGATCGAGGTCAAGGACGCCGCCTGA
- a CDS encoding DUF1559 domain-containing protein, with the protein MPTASHRPRSPRGFTLIELLVVISIIAVLIALLLPAVQSAREAARRMQCINNLKQLGLAAHNYSQVNECFPSGTYFMFPQAPSCPRWKQGPSFLISLLPFVESINGFNAYNANLHPYQSENSTVLGTGLSALWCPSDPEVAQPIVTSTPRDILGSCSGVSGAQPFPWRLQHTSYGGNSGPIPIAPTGPSGVDLNYQSQMTQAQGVINFGSTTSIGSITDGTSNTLLLGERNYSKITPLADKGPWLLFFSGANSDSMCTSMFPINGWKKFTFVSPTQNDWNVAGGGNASTAGAGSNHPGGANFAFCDGSVKFLKETIQSWPYDPVSTLPNGITYTSGLYSVVSPSPQYGVYQALSTRAGGEVISSDSY; encoded by the coding sequence ATGCCAACTGCATCACACCGACCAAGATCCCCACGCGGCTTCACTCTCATCGAATTGCTCGTCGTTATCTCCATCATCGCTGTTCTCATCGCTCTGCTGCTGCCCGCCGTCCAGTCCGCCCGCGAGGCAGCTCGCCGGATGCAGTGCATCAACAATCTCAAGCAGCTCGGCCTAGCCGCCCACAACTACTCGCAGGTCAACGAGTGCTTCCCGTCGGGGACGTACTTCATGTTCCCTCAGGCACCTTCCTGCCCTCGCTGGAAACAAGGGCCGAGCTTTCTCATCTCGCTCCTGCCTTTCGTCGAGTCCATCAACGGCTTCAACGCGTACAATGCCAATCTTCACCCCTATCAGTCCGAAAACTCGACGGTGCTGGGTACTGGCCTGAGCGCTCTCTGGTGCCCGAGCGATCCCGAGGTGGCCCAGCCGATCGTGACCTCGACTCCTCGTGACATCCTCGGCAGTTGCAGCGGCGTCTCGGGGGCCCAGCCGTTCCCCTGGAGGCTCCAGCACACGTCTTACGGCGGCAACTCGGGCCCAATCCCGATCGCCCCCACCGGGCCGTCAGGCGTCGACCTGAATTATCAGTCCCAGATGACCCAGGCCCAGGGCGTCATCAACTTCGGCAGCACCACGTCGATCGGCAGCATCACCGACGGCACGAGCAACACCCTCCTCCTCGGCGAGCGGAATTACTCGAAGATCACGCCGTTAGCCGACAAGGGGCCATGGCTCCTCTTCTTCTCGGGCGCGAATAGCGACTCGATGTGCACGTCGATGTTCCCGATCAACGGTTGGAAGAAGTTCACGTTTGTCTCCCCCACGCAAAACGACTGGAATGTCGCCGGTGGTGGTAACGCTTCCACTGCCGGGGCCGGCAGCAATCATCCCGGCGGCGCCAACTTCGCGTTCTGCGACGGATCGGTGAAGTTCCTCAAGGAGACGATCCAGAGCTGGCCGTACGATCCGGTCTCCACCCTGCCGAACGGGATCACCTATACCAGCGGATTATACTCCGTGGTGTCGCCGTCGCCGCAGTACGGGGTCTACCAGGCCCTCTCCACCCGCGCCGGCGGCGAGGTCATCAGCTCTGACTCCTATTGA